In the genome of Vanacampus margaritifer isolate UIUO_Vmar chromosome 1, RoL_Vmar_1.0, whole genome shotgun sequence, one region contains:
- the LOC144044792 gene encoding creatine kinase, testis isozyme-like — protein MDESIEDLMPSNIELKGLTAKDEFPDLTKHNNHMAKILTLDMYKKLKDRTTPNGFTIDDIIQTGVDNPGHPFIMTVGCVAGDEESYDVFRELLDLVIEDRHKGYKAKDKHKTDLNPDNLKGGDDLDPEYVLSSRVRTGRSIRGFCLPPLCSRGERRAIEKLSVEALDSLSGDLQGKYYALKNMTEEEQQQLIDDHLLFDKPVSPLLLASGMARDWPDGRGIWHNENKTFLVWVNEEDHLRVISMQKDSNMKEVFTRFCTGLKEIESSIKQKGEAFMWNERLGYILTCPSNLGTGLRAGVHVKLPHMSKHPEFEEVLRRLRLQKRGTGGVDTDAVDGVFDISNADRLGFSEVHLVQRVVDGIKLLVEMEKRLEKEESIDDLKPADLQLNVFSAEEEFPDLSQHNNHVAKFLTLEMYKTLRQRCTPNSFTIDDIIQTGVDNPGHPFIMTVGCVAGDEESYCVFKDLMDRVIQDRHGGYKPGDMHKTDLNPDHLRGGNGLDSSYVLSCRVRTGRSVRGFCLPPLCTRGERRALEKLCIGALDALTEDLQGKYYALKSMTEEQQQQLINDHFLFDKPVSPLLIASGMARDWPDGRGIWHNDNKTFLVWVNEEDHLRVISMEKGGNMKDVFTRFCTGLKELESVIKEKGEAFMWNEHLGYILTCPSNLGTGLRAGVHVKLPNMCKHPKFEEVLKKLRLQKRGTGT, from the exons ATGGACGAGTCCATTGAAGACCTAATGCCCAGCAACATTGAGCTGAAGGGATTGACAGCAAAGGATGAGTTCCCAGATCTCACTAAGCACAACAACCACATGGCCAAAATACTAACATTGGACATGTATAAGAAGCTGAAGGATCGTACAACCCCCAATGGCTTCACCATCGATGATATCATCCAGACAGGCGTGGATAATCCAG GTCATCCCTTCATCATGACGGTTGGGTGTGTGGCTGGAGATGAGGAGTCTTATGATGTCTTCAGAGAGCTGCTGGACCTTGTGATTGAAGACAGACATAAGGGTTACAAAGCCAAAGACAAACACAAGACCGATCTCAACCCAGACAATCTGAAG GGGGGTGATGATTTGGACCCAGAATATGTTCTGAGCTCCCGAGTCCGAACAGGCCGCAGCATCCGTGGTTTCTGCTTGCCGCCACTGTGTAGCCGTGGAGAGAGACGAGCTATTGAGAAGCTTTCTGTTGAAG CCCTGGACTCTCTGAGTGGAGACCTACAAGGGAAATACTACGCCTTGAAGAACATGACTgaggaggagcagcagcagctgatTGATGACCACTTGCTGTTTGACAAGCCAGTGTCGCCTCTACTGCTGGCATCAGGGATGGCCCGGGACTGGCCTGACGGCAGAGGCATCTG GCACAATGAAAACAAGACGTTCTTAGTGTGGGTGAATGAGGAAGACCATTTGCGAGTGATCTCCATGCAGAAAGATAGCAATATGAAGGAAGTGTTCACTCGATTCTGCACCGGACTCAAAGAG ATTGAGTCCTCGATTAAGCAGAAAGGTGAAGCTTTCATGTGGAATGAGCGCCTTGGCTACATCCTGACTTGTCCATCTAATCTGGGCACCGGTCTACGTGCTGGTGTGCACGTGAAGCTACCGCACATGAGCAAGCATCCCGAGTTTGAGGAGGTTCTTCGAAGGTTGAGGCTCCAGAAACGTGGAACTG GTGGTGTGGATACCGACGCTGTGGATGGGGTCTTTGACATCTCCAATGCTGACAGACTGGGTTTCTCTGAGGTGCATCTGGTCCAAAGGGTGGTCGATGGCATCAAGCTGCTAGTGGAAATGGAGAAAAGGCTCGAGAAGGAGGAATCCATTGATGACCTAAAGCCAGCCGACCTTCAGCTTAACGTGTTTTCTGCAGAGGAAGAGTTCCCAGATCTCAGTCAGCACAACAACCACGTGGCCAAGTTCTTAACTCTGGAAATGTACAAGACGCTGAGGCAGCGTTGCACCCCTAATAGCTTCACCATAGATGATATTATTCAGACAGGCGTGGATAATCCAG GTCATCCCTTTATCATGACCGTGGGCTGTGTTGCTGGAGACGAGGAGTCATACTGCGTCTTCAAAGACTTGATGGACCGTGTGATTCAGGACAGACATGGAGGCTACAAACCAGGAGATATGCACAAGACTGACCTCAACCCAGACCACCTGAGg GGGGGCAACGGCCTTGACTCAAGCTATGTTCTGAGCTGCCGAGTCCGAACGGGCCGCAGCGTCCGTGGCTTCTGCCTGCCGCCACTCTGCACCCGTGGAGAAAGGCGAGCTTTGGAGAAGCTTTGCATTGGAG CTCTCGATGCACTAACTGAAGATCTGCAAGGGAAATACTACGCCTTGAAGAGCATGACcgaggagcagcagcagcaactaATCAAtgaccacttcctgtttgacaaACCAGTGTCCCCTCTGCTGATTGCTTCAGGGATGGCCCGCGATTGGCCTGATGGCAGAGGCATCTG gcacaatgacaacaaaacCTTCCTGGTGTGGGTGAACGAGGAAGACCATTTGCGAGTCATTTCTATGGAGAAAGGTGGCAACATGAAGGATGTGTTCACACGCTTTTGCACTGGACTCAAAGAG CTTGAGTCAGTGATTAAGGAGAAAGGTGAGGCATTCATGTGGAATGAGCATCTAGGCTACATCCTGACTTGCCCATCCAACCTGGGCACTGGCCTGCGTGCTGGTGTACACGTAAAACTTCCCAACATGTGCAAGCACCCTAAATTTGAGGAGGTTCTCAAGAAGCTGAGGCTCCAAAAACGTGGAACAGGTACATAA
- the LOC144058220 gene encoding creatine kinase, testis isozyme-like isoform X2, with amino-acid sequence MEKKLEKGASINNLMPGKLRLKKLAPENDFPDVSMHNNYMAKFLTLDLYKTLSERKTPYGFTIDRVIQTGVDNPGSPFAMTMGCIAGDEETYEVFKELLDLVIEDKHGGYKATDVHKNDFNPDSLAGGDDLDPNYVLISRVRAGRNIRGCCLPPHCTRGERRLLEQLAIEVLGSLTGELNGTYLPLRSISEADQQQMVDDHLLFAKPVCPLLVASGMARDWPDGRGVWHNGGKTFLVWVNEEEHLKLIAIEKGGNMKAAFTRFCNGVQEVESKLKEKDHEFMWNEHLGCIQTCPSNLGTGLRAGVHVRLPNMSKRPEFEEVLKRLRLEKRAIGGVDPEADSGVFDISNSDRLGFTEVQLVQVVVDGIKVLVEMEKRLEMEEGIDDLMPVQK; translated from the exons ATGGAGAAGAAACTGGAAAAGGGTGCTTCCATCAACAACCTGATGCCTGGTAAACTAAGGTTGAAGAAGCTTGCACCTGAGAATGACTTTCCAGACGTCTCTATGCACAACAACTACATGGCCAAGTTCTTAACACTGGACCTGTACAAAACACTGAGTGAGCGGAAAACTCCTTATGGCTTCACCATTGACCGCGTCATCCAAACTGGCGTGGATAATCCAG GTAGTCCTTTTGCTATGACTATGGGCTGTATAGCCGGTGATGAGGAGACATATGAGGTCTTCAAAGAACTGCTGGACCTCGTCATTGAAGATAAACATGGAGGTTATAAGGCAACAGATGTGCACAAGAACGACTTCAACCCAGACAGCCTTGCG gggGGCGACGACCTTGACCCCAACTACGTCCTGATTTCCCGTGTCCGAGCGGGTCGCAACATTCGTGGCTGCTGCTTGCCGCCACATTGCACTCGTGGAGAGAGACGTCTTCTTGAGCAGCTCGCTATCGAAG TTCTAGGATCACTAACTGGAGAACTGAACGGGACATACTTGCCATTGAGGAGCATTTCAGAAGCTGACCAGCAGCAGATGGTAGATGACCACTTGCTGTTTGCGAAGCCAGTGTGTCCTCTGCTGGTTGCCTCGGGGATGGCCCGTGACTGGCCAGATGGCAGAGGCGTCTG GCACAATGGTGGCAAAACATTCTTGGTGTGGGTGAATGAAGAGGAGCATCTAAAACTGATCGCCATTGAGAAAGGTGGCAACATGAAGGCGGCATTTACTCGCTTCTGCAATGGAGTTCAAGAG GTTGAGTCCAAGCTGAAGGAGAAAGATCATGAATTCATGTGGAATGAGCACCTTGGCTGCATCCAGACTTGCCCATCCAACCTGGGCACTGGTCTGCGTGCGGGTGTGCATGTGAGGCTGCCCAACATGAGCAAACGACCTGAGTTTGAGGAAGTTCTTAAACGGCTGAGGCTTGAGAAACGTGCAATTG GTGGTGTGGACCCCGAGGCAGATAGTGGAGTCTTTGACATTTCCAACTCTGACCGACTGGGCTTCACTGAGGTGCAGCTTGTACAGGTGGTAGTTGACGGCATAAAGGTGCTGGTGGAGATGGAGAAGAGGCTTGAGATGGAAGAGGGGATTGATGATCTGATGCCAGTCCAGAAGTAG
- the LOC144058220 gene encoding creatine kinase, testis isozyme-like isoform X1 encodes MEKKLEKGASINNLMPGKLRLKKLAPENDFPDVSMHNNYMAKFLTLDLYKTLSERKTPYGFTIDRVIQTGVDNPGSPFAMTMGCIAGDEETYEVFKELLDLVIEDKHGGYKATDVHKNDFNPDSLAVQPTSRLHIRHVMALSNSFFLKGGDDLDPNYVLISRVRAGRNIRGCCLPPHCTRGERRLLEQLAIEVLGSLTGELNGTYLPLRSISEADQQQMVDDHLLFAKPVCPLLVASGMARDWPDGRGVWHNGGKTFLVWVNEEEHLKLIAIEKGGNMKAAFTRFCNGVQEVESKLKEKDHEFMWNEHLGCIQTCPSNLGTGLRAGVHVRLPNMSKRPEFEEVLKRLRLEKRAIGGVDPEADSGVFDISNSDRLGFTEVQLVQVVVDGIKVLVEMEKRLEMEEGIDDLMPVQK; translated from the exons ATGGAGAAGAAACTGGAAAAGGGTGCTTCCATCAACAACCTGATGCCTGGTAAACTAAGGTTGAAGAAGCTTGCACCTGAGAATGACTTTCCAGACGTCTCTATGCACAACAACTACATGGCCAAGTTCTTAACACTGGACCTGTACAAAACACTGAGTGAGCGGAAAACTCCTTATGGCTTCACCATTGACCGCGTCATCCAAACTGGCGTGGATAATCCAG GTAGTCCTTTTGCTATGACTATGGGCTGTATAGCCGGTGATGAGGAGACATATGAGGTCTTCAAAGAACTGCTGGACCTCGTCATTGAAGATAAACATGGAGGTTATAAGGCAACAGATGTGCACAAGAACGACTTCAACCCAGACAGCCTTGCGGTACAGCCGACTTCTCGCCTACACATAAGACACGTTATGGCCTTGAGTAAttcttttttcttaaaggggGGCGACGACCTTGACCCCAACTACGTCCTGATTTCCCGTGTCCGAGCGGGTCGCAACATTCGTGGCTGCTGCTTGCCGCCACATTGCACTCGTGGAGAGAGACGTCTTCTTGAGCAGCTCGCTATCGAAG TTCTAGGATCACTAACTGGAGAACTGAACGGGACATACTTGCCATTGAGGAGCATTTCAGAAGCTGACCAGCAGCAGATGGTAGATGACCACTTGCTGTTTGCGAAGCCAGTGTGTCCTCTGCTGGTTGCCTCGGGGATGGCCCGTGACTGGCCAGATGGCAGAGGCGTCTG GCACAATGGTGGCAAAACATTCTTGGTGTGGGTGAATGAAGAGGAGCATCTAAAACTGATCGCCATTGAGAAAGGTGGCAACATGAAGGCGGCATTTACTCGCTTCTGCAATGGAGTTCAAGAG GTTGAGTCCAAGCTGAAGGAGAAAGATCATGAATTCATGTGGAATGAGCACCTTGGCTGCATCCAGACTTGCCCATCCAACCTGGGCACTGGTCTGCGTGCGGGTGTGCATGTGAGGCTGCCCAACATGAGCAAACGACCTGAGTTTGAGGAAGTTCTTAAACGGCTGAGGCTTGAGAAACGTGCAATTG GTGGTGTGGACCCCGAGGCAGATAGTGGAGTCTTTGACATTTCCAACTCTGACCGACTGGGCTTCACTGAGGTGCAGCTTGTACAGGTGGTAGTTGACGGCATAAAGGTGCTGGTGGAGATGGAGAAGAGGCTTGAGATGGAAGAGGGGATTGATGATCTGATGCCAGTCCAGAAGTAG